A stretch of Mya arenaria isolate MELC-2E11 chromosome 14, ASM2691426v1 DNA encodes these proteins:
- the LOC128217663 gene encoding high mobility group protein B1-like isoform X2: MSLSGKEKKRGPNWTIEERNTLIELCRASTNTLKMNWGEVADRVNSIGGNSRVAPEVKKKWTDMKSNVKRKAQQERTESRQTGNGLKTINLDSWEEMVLTTIPKVSVDGIPGGVQCGVSSNQESNKEEEEEEEEEEEEEEEEEEEEEKDMIQGAAANVKDRSSSVKFSSCNATGGSTSNLQLRMVMAQEQQNSILSSIDSTLKKIVYKLMQHP, encoded by the exons ATGTCTTTAAGCGGAAAAGAAAAGAAGCGAGGGCCAAACTGGACGATAGAAGAAAGAAATACGCTTATAGAGCTATGCCGGGCCAGTACAAACACACTCAAAATGAACTGGGGAGAAGTGGCTGACAG GGTGAACAGTATCGGGGGAAACTCCAGAGTCGCCCCTGAGGTTAAAAAGAAGTGGACTGATATGAAG AGCAATGTAAAGAGGAAGGCGCAGCAAGAACGGACAGAAAGCAGGCAGACAGGAAATGGGTTGAAGACTATAAATCTGGATTCTTGGGAGGAAATG GTATTGACAACCATTCCAAAGGTGTCAGTTGATGGCATTCCTGGAGGCGTGCAGTGCGGGGTTTCTTCAAACCAGGAATCGAATAAAG aagaagaagaagaagaagaagaagaagaagaagaagaagaagaagaagaagaagaagaagaaaaagacaTGATCCAGGGAGCAGCAGCTAATGTGAAAGACCGCTCATCATCAGTAAAGTTTT CTTCTTGTAATGCAACAGGGGGTTCCACATCAAATCTTCAACTGCGAATGGTGATGGCCCAGGAGCAACAAAACAGTATTCTGTCATCAATAGATTCTACATTGAagaaaat CGTCTACAAACTCATGCAACACCCTTGA
- the LOC128217663 gene encoding high mobility group protein B1-like isoform X1, with translation MSLSGKEKKRGPNWTIEERNTLIELCRASTNTLKMNWGEVADRVNSIGGNSRVAPEVKKKWTDMKSNVKRKAQQERTESRQTGNGLKTINLDSWEEMVLTTIPKVSVDGIPGGVQCGVSSNQESNKEEEEEEEEEEEEEEEEEEEEEKDMIQGAAANVKDRSSSVKFSSCNATGGSTSNLQLRMVMAQEQQNSILSSIDSTLKKMLEYQKEKIR, from the exons ATGTCTTTAAGCGGAAAAGAAAAGAAGCGAGGGCCAAACTGGACGATAGAAGAAAGAAATACGCTTATAGAGCTATGCCGGGCCAGTACAAACACACTCAAAATGAACTGGGGAGAAGTGGCTGACAG GGTGAACAGTATCGGGGGAAACTCCAGAGTCGCCCCTGAGGTTAAAAAGAAGTGGACTGATATGAAG AGCAATGTAAAGAGGAAGGCGCAGCAAGAACGGACAGAAAGCAGGCAGACAGGAAATGGGTTGAAGACTATAAATCTGGATTCTTGGGAGGAAATG GTATTGACAACCATTCCAAAGGTGTCAGTTGATGGCATTCCTGGAGGCGTGCAGTGCGGGGTTTCTTCAAACCAGGAATCGAATAAAG aagaagaagaagaagaagaagaagaagaagaagaagaagaagaagaagaagaagaagaagaaaaagacaTGATCCAGGGAGCAGCAGCTAATGTGAAAGACCGCTCATCATCAGTAAAGTTTT CTTCTTGTAATGCAACAGGGGGTTCCACATCAAATCTTCAACTGCGAATGGTGATGGCCCAGGAGCAACAAAACAGTATTCTGTCATCAATAGATTCTACATTGAagaaaatgttagaataccaaaaAGAAAAAATCCGTTGA
- the LOC128217663 gene encoding high mobility group protein B1-like isoform X3 produces the protein MSLSGKEKKRGPNWTIEERNTLIELCRASTNTLKMNWGEVADRVNSIGGNSRVAPEVKKKWTDMKSNVKRKAQQERTESRQTGNGLKTINLDSWEEMVLTTIPKVSVDGIPGGVQCGVSSNQESNKEEEEEEEEEEEEEEEEEEEEKDMIQGAAANVKDRSSSVKFSSCNATGGSTSNLQLRMVMAQEQQNSILSSIDSTLKKMLEYQKEKIR, from the exons ATGTCTTTAAGCGGAAAAGAAAAGAAGCGAGGGCCAAACTGGACGATAGAAGAAAGAAATACGCTTATAGAGCTATGCCGGGCCAGTACAAACACACTCAAAATGAACTGGGGAGAAGTGGCTGACAG GGTGAACAGTATCGGGGGAAACTCCAGAGTCGCCCCTGAGGTTAAAAAGAAGTGGACTGATATGAAG AGCAATGTAAAGAGGAAGGCGCAGCAAGAACGGACAGAAAGCAGGCAGACAGGAAATGGGTTGAAGACTATAAATCTGGATTCTTGGGAGGAAATG GTATTGACAACCATTCCAAAGGTGTCAGTTGATGGCATTCCTGGAGGCGTGCAGTGCGGGGTTTCTTCAAACCAGGAATCGAATAAAG aagaagaagaagaagaagaagaagaagaagaagaagaagaagaagaagaagaagaagaaaaagacaTGATCCAGGGAGCAGCAGCTAATGTGAAAGACCGCTCATCATCAGTAAAGTTTT CTTCTTGTAATGCAACAGGGGGTTCCACATCAAATCTTCAACTGCGAATGGTGATGGCCCAGGAGCAACAAAACAGTATTCTGTCATCAATAGATTCTACATTGAagaaaatgttagaataccaaaaAGAAAAAATCCGTTGA
- the LOC128217662 gene encoding putative nuclease HARBI1 — translation MAALFVFGQRRRKQRTFKDRISSLDHLSDVEVVDRYRLSRIAIIYLEDNLRNDLSPPTNRSQSVSSMTKVLVGLRVLSKGNFLSEVADLHGISKQTASRVLHEFVDAVNRNIDNIRFPRTQQELAEAKLGFYKRCKIANIVGAVDGTLVPIIAPKDSGEAYICRKGFHAINVMATCSHDRRFIDIVAKWPGSQHDSSVMNTSSLKEHMESERPGMLLADSGYPLTTSLLTPLANPVTPAEARYNNAQSKGRMVIEQSFGILKGRFRCLHKTGGVLSYSPEKSCAIFMACARLHNMCLDWGLTLDDAQVVDPGQDAMEAWMGQPGLQVQELRRRVVNTFV, via the exons ATGGCGGCGTTGTTTGTTTTCGGccaaagaagaagaaaacaacGCACCTTTAAGGATCGCATTTCATCCTTAGATCATCTGTCAGATGTGGAGGTTGTGGACCGATATAGACTCTCACGAATCGCCATTATTTATTTGGAAGATAACCTAAGAAATGACCTTTCACCTCCTACAAACAGGTCACAATCGGTATCGTCTATGACGAAG GTGCTGGTTGGGCTTAGAGTTCTGTCTAAAGGAAATTTCTTATCAGAGGTAGCCGACCTGCACGGCATATCGAAGCAAACAGCGTCAAGGGTGTTGCATGAGTTTGTAGACGCTGTAAATCgaaatattgacaatataag ATTTCCAAGAACACAGCAAGAATTGGCAGAAGCAAAACTTGGCTTCTACAAAAGATGCAAAATTGCCAATATCGTAG gtGCAGTCGACGGAACACTCGTCCCTATCATTGCCCCGAAAGACAGTGGCGAAGCCTACATATGCCGGAAAGGATTCCATGCTATAAATGTGATGGCTACATGTAGCCACGACAGAAG GTTCATCGACATTGTCGCCAAGTGGCCAGGGTCGCAGCATGATTCTTCTGTCATGAACACCTCGTCGTTGAAG GAACACATGGAGAGTGAGAGGCCAGGGATGCTGCTGGCTGATAGCGGTTATCCACTCACTACCAGCCTGCTAACTCCGCTTGCTAATCCCGTAACGCCTGCTGAAGCAAGATATAACAACGCGCAGAGCAAGGGAAGGATGGTTATCGAGCAGAGTTTTGGAATCCTGAAAGGAAGGTTTCG ATGTCTCCACAAAACCGGTGGTGTGTTGAGTTACAGTCCCGAAAAGTCGTGTGCAATTTTTATGGCATGTGCCAGGTTGCACAATATGTGTTTGGATTGGGGTCTGACACTGGACGATGCCCAAGTAGTGGACCCAGGCCAAGATGCTATGGAGGCCTGGATGGGACAACCAGGCTTGCAGGTGCAAGAACTGCGACGACGAGTTGTGAACACTTTTGTGTGA